In the genome of Fusarium graminearum PH-1 chromosome 2, whole genome shotgun sequence, the window CCAGTCATGAAGGCCTGAAAAGTTGAAACGAGGCCCCAGCAAACCATGAGGTTGGGCAGGATGTTTTTGAAGCCATATCTCTTGGTGAGGAACTGAATAGGAAACTCGGCGAGCAAGAAACACAACACCTGGATCGTGGTACCATTGTTATAATCATCTGGAGAGAGTCCGAGATCTGGTAAAAGGTCGTCTGCGAGGGCGTTGCTGAGGTTTCCTGATTACAACGTCAGCAAGGCCTAGATCATCACTCCGGCATCAGACCTTAGCGAACATATTTCCACTGCCGGTACCGAGcaccatgatgaaggaaaaaAGCAACTAACCTCTATCGAGCTGGAGTCCGAAGAACTGGTGACATGTAAGTTGGTTGACCTAATAACAAAACATAAACTTACCATAAGACATAGCCAACTCAAAAGCTTAAGATCAGTCTTTCGAACGActctcctctcttcctcggGAGTCCAAGTAGCCGCGGGATCCCACCGATGGCCGCCTTCGTAGTCGGCGTGTGGTGGTAGCGCATGGCTCAGTTCGGTTCGGCCAACTCCAACCGAAGATTTGTCGATATGATCCACCGACGTGCGCTCAGCAACCGCCGAGCTGGTCTCAATGTCAAGATTACCCATATTGGAACAACTTGCGGTAACCAATTGAGTTGATTTGAGGTGGTAGAGACTTGTCTAAACGTCCAAGTGCTAGTCGCTGATGATCTACAAACTTGGGGTCTCGGTCAAGATATATAACACAATAGCATCTACACTTTGACCATAGTCATGGCCACTACCTACCGAAAGAGTCTCCGGGATACATACAAATCAACAATAGCGCCCCCTACTAGGTGTGGCGCGATCGCGCACGCCATAAGGACATGAAGCCAAATCTGGTAACCTCGAGACTCATGGTACAGGGTCATCAATCCGCCAAGCGTTGAACTTGTCAGAGAGATCAATGTCAATGCGACCCTCTTGACGAGCACTAGCAGTCTCCCAAACCACGAGATTGGTCATGCCTCGTCTGGGAACTGGGGTAGATTCTCCGAGAAATTCTCCCAGTCTAAGCATGCCATCCTAACTCCCGATGTCGTCTTAAAGTGCGGGGAGTAGCACTGAGTCGTGATTCGACCCTGTACGTTTTAGCTCCAACGCTCATTCTGGGGTTAGTCTGGTTTCCAACTTGCTGGGCCTTGACTATTATTTATCACTGTAGTGTCTTCCTCCGAAAGAGACTCCGGGGCGTTGAATAAGTGCAGCTTCACATAATTACTGTCTTCGCATCTCATCCTATCTCTCGGTCAAATTCAGAAATATTGAATTGTTCAACTTTGAGCTCATAttgcatcatcatgcctTCAGCCGCAATCGAGACCCTCCCTGGTCATATTCTTGGCGGAGATGCCCAGAGCAGACCACGCCTGGACCAGCCCTTGACTTACACGGGCAGTCTTGACAACTACTCCCAGCTTGACGTTACCCCAGTCATCGGTCGTGAATTCAACGGTCTTCAAATCAGAGACCTGCTGAAATGGGATGATGTACACATTCGAGACCTTGCTGTCACAATTTCCCAGCGCGGAGTCGTCTTTCTCAAAGACCAGGATGTCACTCCTCATGAGATGAAGGACTTTATGCTGCGACTCACAGACCTTGCCGGGTGCCCTACTAGTTCAGGTCTGCACGTCCACCCGCTTACAGAAGAGGGCAGTGAACTTGGTGATCAGATCAGTGTTATCTCGAgtgagaagcaaaagaagggTGGTGGTTTGACACATCAATTGAGTGATGTGAGCCGATTTGCGAGCGCCGGTTGGCACTCTGATATGTGCGTATGAACACATACCACTAAGACAAAGTATACTAACCTTGCAAAGTACCTTTGAAAAGGTCCCCTCAGATTATGCTATGCTCAAGATCCATACATTGCCAGCGACTGGTGGTGATACGGTATGTGCCACTTATACTTGGCAATTAATGTTGAAGCCATTCTTGACACCTCAAATAtattgtcttggctgcattTGCATCTTGCTAACTCAATTAGCTCTGGGCATCAGGATACGAGGTCTACGATAGGCTCTCAGACCCCATGAAGAAATTCCTCGAAGGTCTCACAGCAACCCACGACGCGACATTCTTCCACGATGAAGCACGCCGCCTCGGCAACCCTATCCGCAAGGGCATCCGTGGCTCTCCTCTGAACCAGGGCGAGCAACTCACATCCGTTCATCCTCTGATCAGAACAAACCCAGTAACAGGCTGGAAGTCGGTGTTTGTCAACAAGGGTTTTACCAAGCGCATCAACGGACtttccaaggatgagagcGATACTCTCCTCGCCTATCTCTTCAACCTGGTCACACAGAATCATGATGCCCAGGTCCGATACAGATGGAGCAAGAATGACTGCGCCATCTGGGATAATAGATCGACGTTTCATTGCGCAACCTATGATTACGAGGCAGCACGAGCAGGTGATAGAGTGTGCAGCTTGGGCGAGGCGCCGTATCTTGATACCAACAGTAAGAGCCGTAGGGAAGCGCTGGGTATTTGAAACGCAGACGTAGTTAGGAATAAATGAGACAAGGAATGTATGATTATTTTGATTCTGAAGCGGATGAACACATTGATTATAACTTATAAAGATGATCAAAAGATGAAGTGAGGATCATACCTAGAGTCGGATATTTTGTAATCGTCAACCCCAGACACTATGGACGTTTCAGCCACTGAGCCTCGAATCCCAAGCTGAACAAGGCGCTATTACAATTCATAGTAAATTAGGCGATTGGTCCTCTTTACGCCATCCACACTTGCATCAGGGTGCCAGAAACGTTTGCCACTGAAGTCATAGCAGACGAAATTatcaagtcagtttatggTGTTTAGACGATACATTTAGGtcgtttatttttgtactcTAAAGCTTAGTACCCACTAGACTTGGCAGGCCTAgatccaagcccaagcccaagcttTCTTCAACGGGCTAAAGGTTGCGTTGCAATGAAATCTTGCCGAGCCAACAATCACTTTGTCCAGGAACAAGTGCAACGTCGCTCGTCattgccgttgccgttgtcaTGAATATCACCGCTTCATGAGCAGCCAATGATTCAATGAAGCCTCAATTCATGTCGTTCGGCCTGAGACGGGCATTAGGTAGTACGAAGCCCAATGTTCTCTCTCTCGCCCCAACTCTGACACAACAGTCTTCCACTGTCGGAGGCAGGAACCCGATGACCCGTACCCATCGTACCTTCCACTCACGACCCCTCCCCCACATCAGCTTAAGAGCTAGCTCTCTACTACCTTCTCTGTCAGCTTCAACTACCACTTCAACTCGACCTCTACATACATCTACATCCCCATATCTACTTCAATCTAACCTTgcaacaacctcaactcGATCAATTCGATCTCGACCTTCTGTCCTCGAACCTAAAACTACACCTCTCATCTCTCGTCACCAGCAGCGCAACTGCTCTTGTCGACGAGCCATGCTTCGCAACGGAAACGACGTTACCAGTGCGAGTCTCGACATCCGTCGAGGTCGCCAGGTTCTTCCTAAGAATGTCAAGCCGCTACACTACGATCTTACCCTCGAACCCAACTTCGAAACCTTCAAGTATGAAGGTACCGTTGtcatcgactttgacgttgtcgaggaTTCCACATCCATTGCTCTCAACACAGTAGATCTCGAGATCCACGACACTCTTGTTGAGGCCAATGGTGCCACCATCAGCTCTTCCCCCACTCTCGACTATGACAAGGACTCCCAGACTACAACCATCACATTCGACAAGACCATTCCCGCAGGTCAAAAGGCGAGGTTGACTCAGCGTTTCACCGGTACTCTCAATGATGACATGGCTGGTTTCTACCGATCTTCATACAAGGACGAGCAAGGAAACACAAAGTACATTGCAACCACCCAGTTCGAGGCCACCGATGCTCGCCGAGCATTCCCCTGTCTCGATGAGCCCGCTCTCAAGGCCACCTTCACTGTCACTTTGATCGCTGACAAGGACCTGGTCTGCCTGGGCAACATGGATGTTGCATCCGAAAAGGAGGTTGACTCCAAGGTTACAggcaagaagagcaaggtcATCACATATAACAAGAcgcccatcatgtctacATACCTGCTGgctttcatcatcggagATCTCAAGCACTACGAGACCAACAACTTCCGAGTCCCCATTCGAGTCTGGTGCACTCCCGACCAAAACCTCGACCATGCTGTCTTCTCGGCTGAGCTGGGTGCACGAACCCTTGAGTTCTACGAGGAGCAATTTGGCAGCAAATACCCTCTTCccaagatggacatggtTGCCGTGCCTGATTTCGCTGCCGGAGCCATGGAGAACTGGGGTCTTATCACATACCGAGTTGTTGACCTTCTCCTGGATGAGAAGACCAGCAGTGCGGTTACCAAGAAGCGTGTCGCCGAGGTTGTCCAACATGAGCTGGCTCACCAATGGTTCGGCAACCTCGTCACAATGGACTTCTGGGATGGCCTCTGGCTAAAGGAAGGATTTGCCACATGGATGTCATGGTACTCTTCCAATGCCTTTTACCCCGAGTGGAGAATCTGGGAAGGTTATGTTACAGAGGATCTGCGATCTGCTCTAGGTCTTGACTCCCTACGCAGCTCTCACCCTATCGAAGTGCCCGTCAAGCGCGCAGATGAGGTCAACCAGATTTTCGATGCCATCTCATACGAAAAGGGCTCTTGTGTCCTTCGCATGATCTCCAAGTACTTGGGCGAGGATGTTTTCCTCAAGGGTATCCGAATTTACCTCGACCGACACGCCTACGCCAACACAGAGACCACTGATCTCTGGGCAGCTCTCAGTGAGGCCAGTGGTAAGGATGTTGAGCGTGTTGCCGACATCTGGACCAAGAAGGTGGGTTACCCTGTCGTAGCCATCACCGAGGATGAGTCCAAGGGCACAATCCATGTCAAGCAGAACCGATTCCTTAGAACGGCCGATGTGAAGcctgaggaggatgaagtgCTTTACCCAGTGTTCCTTAACCTCCGAACAAAGGAGGGTATCCAAGAAGACCTTGCGCTCAATGTCCGTGAGGCCGACTTCAAGGTGCCTGACTTTGACTTCTACAAGGTCAACTCTGGTCACTCTGGTATCTACCGCACATCTTATACTAGCGAGAGACTCCAGAAGCTTGGACAGAACGTCAAGGCAGGACTCTTGGGCGTCGAGGACCGAGCCGGAATGAtcgctgatgctggtgctCTTGCCGCCGCTGGTTACCAAAAGACATCTGGCTTGctatctcttctccaagggTTTGATTCGGAAGATGAGTTCATCGTTTGGGACGAGATCACCCTCCGTGTCGCCTCTCTTCGAGATGCTTGGAtctttgaagaagacgatgtcaACAAGGCCCTCAAGGCTTTCCAGCGAGACTTGGTCAGCAAGAAGGCTAACGAGATCGGCTGGAACATTTCAAGCTCTGACGATTTCACCGCTCAGCGCTTCAAGGCACTTATGTTCGGTAAGGCCGCCATCGTCGAGGACGAGGCCGCAAAGAAGGCGGCTTTTGAGCTGTTTGAGAAGTTTATCAACGGCGACCGAGAGGCTGTACAGCCCAACCTCCGATCTAGTGTATTTGGAGTTGTGCTTACATACGGAGGCGAAGCTGAGTACAACGCTGTTCTCAAGGAGTATGAGACTGCCAAGCAGAGCAGCGAGCGTAACACAGCTCTTCGATCCCTCGGCTTTGCCAAGGATCCTGCTCTCATGAAGCGAACTTTTGCGTACACTCTGAGTGACAACGTCAAGACTCAGGACATCTACTTGCCTCTTGCTGGTCTCCGCGCTCACAAGGAGGGTATCGTTGCTCTTTGGGGATGGGTCAAGGAGAACTGGGATGTTCTCACCAAGCGACTTCCTCCTGGTATGTCACTCCTGGGCGACATGGTggccatctcaacaagctccttcACACATGCCGACCAGATCGACGATgtcaagagcttctttgAGCAAAAGGGTAGCAAGGGAttcgagcttgagctggcTCAGAGCCTCGATAGCATGAAGGCCAGGCAAAACTGGCTCGCTAGGGATAAGGAGGATGTTAAGCAATGGCTTATCCAGAACAAATACCTGTAAAAGGTGCATAGAAAGGGGGTTCTTGGCATATGAAATCACCACTTGAAATGAATAAACAATTACAATACCTCAACTAAAAGGTGCCCCTGTGTTAAATTAACCAAGCCAGAGCTTGTAGTGAAGCGCATCATTTGCATAAACACAATCAATGATGCAAGATATGTTTGTCGTCTATTATACATGTACAGATATACACGGTCATACACCACCACTATGTCTGTCCCTATTCTTTCTGGTCATACACCTCATAAgtcttcttttttatttCACTTCCCTTTAAGCCTTACCAGTCAACCAATCCCTCTCCTTATTCTTACCGTATCCCGCTGTTCCAGTAACAGGCAGATCACGCTTCCgcagctcctcctcaatgACCTTCCATCGACCAACCGCAACCTCGCGGTCGATAGGTGTGACTCTCCTGTTGTGCACTGTCACGTTGGGGAGTGCGGTGAGAGCCTTTTGCTCCTCGAGAACCTCTGCCAGCTTCTTGCCGCGCTTGTTGATGGTTAGTGCTACGATGATGAGCTCGCGTGGTGTCTTGGCTGCGGCGAGCTTCACGTCGGGGATGAAGTGGCCGGTAAGTTGGTAGAGACGCTTTCGGATCTATTTCTTTGTTAGTCCTGTGCTTTCTTACGTGTGAGGCTAGAAACTTACAGCAAACTTGAGGTAGTCGTTATCTAGGGTAACAGTCTTCCATGAGGGGTCCAGAGCATTAACCATCTGCTGAGCCTCATCAGCGGAGATTTCGAccctctcctcaagctcttgaggTCtagccttgagcttctcagtAACAATGCGGAAGTGAGAGCTCAGCTGAgcctttccattcttgaaTAGAATCCCGGCCGATAGTGTCCTGTCCAGGTGGGCCCTGTTGCCGATGGGCCACTTCTTCACAGCGTACTCTTCGAGAAGACCTCGCTGCTGGTACGAGAGCGACTCAACCAGGGCTTGGCGCAGATAAACCTCCAACACAGGCTGGTCCTTTACCCGCTCTGCCTTGGCGAAGCCCTTGAATTCACTCTCCTCGCCCCAGTGGCCGGGCTGCTCCCACCACGTCTTGAGGGTACCAATCTCCTCCAGATCCTCAATTGATGTCGCAGGCGTATATCCAGtctcgacagcctcaacctccttctcagtCAAAGCCTCAGAGTGGCTGGGCGGCAGCACAAGACGAGTGTTGCGCACGGGTGTAGGTCTGCGGTCGACATTCGAGAGTTCCTTAGCCTCGTCCGGCAGATTCGTAGGTTGCTCTGGCTCCGGACGCTCATTATAAGGATCCTCAGCACCGGGAGCCTCGCCCTTCCAGAGCTGCTTTCGGATCCattgtgtcttgtctccGAGGGCGTTGACGGGTGTGGAGGTTGAGAAGGTGGCACGGGCGACGAAGGGGACTCGGTGAACGGGGACGACTGCCGACGGTAGCGAGGCGAAGGCGCCTACTCTCGGTATTCGAGGCATTGCGAGGTGGTATCGGAGGTGACCTGAGGTTTTGGAAAAGGATTCGTGATGGGGTCGTTGATTTGGAGGTACAACTCGATATGGGAACTTTTTCCAGTGTGGTGCTATTGGCCAATTGGAACGTACGAGGCTAAGGGTGGATACCGGGGTCTGACCCACCCATCGTCAACTATCGATAGCCTCAAGTGATTGACGTGCGACCTCCCATGTCCGATAAGCAACCAGTCACAGCTCCATACTAGCCGCAATGGCACGAATATCTTTGTTTATTCTCCTCCTGGGAGCATTCATTTCCCTAGCAGCAGCATGTACGCGAAACACTTGTCCTAAACCCCTGCAATAGCTAACACATGCCTCCCAGCCGCGCCCACCTTTTGCAAATGCACATGCTTTAAGAACAGCACCATCATCCCTCTCGGTCCCAAAGACGAGTCCCTCCGCCGCTCCGTCGTCGATCTCCCCACAGTCCAGCTCGAGCCGCGCTCAAAGTCGAAATCATGCTCCGAGTGCACAAAGGCCTTTTGTCTCAAGCAAGGCATCGACTTTTGCAAAGACGCGACCGAGGAGGATGTCTCGACCATGTGCTTCCAGCGCGACagcaacaaggacaagatcatcgtcTGGGCGTTTATCGTAGGGACTGTCGGGttgctgggctgggctgctTTTAAAAAGGTTGTGGCGATGCGTCAGGGGGGTGCGTTTCCGAGACAGGGTAGCAACTATGCTCCCATGCAAGGGAACTTCCGATGAGTTTATGAATAAAGCACTATATCAGACTCGTCTTGTTTCGACCAGACACAGCTTGACGGTATTGGGTAGAAGGAAATTTTGGCGTTGGTTTGGCTTTCATCGATTTAACATGGGGTTGACCCCCTATCATAACTAGTACAGTTGGATCATTCATGAGCTATGTTTCAAAACAGATCAAGCATCGTAACAAATTTTAATACATCCTATGTACGCCGTCTTTTTCCGCCTTCTGACCTTTCTTACCAGGTCTAATCATTAACTCCCAGTTTGTACCATTTTCATTGCCGAATCTCGCTCCCCTCTACGCCGCAATAGCAACAACATCCGTCTAGGCTGTGTTGAGCTTGCGACGAGTGCGGACAGCATCAGCCAGGTCCTCGAGGACGGTGACGGTGTCCTCCCAGCCAATGCAAGCATCAGTGATGCTGACACCGCGCTTGAGAGCGGCAGGGCCCTCGGCGGGGACCTTTTGGTTGCCCTCGCCAATGTTGGACTCGATCATGACACCAATAATGGCCTTCTCACCCTCACGGAGCTGCTCACCAACGACCTTGGCAACCTTGGGTTGGTTTCGGTGGTCCTTGGAAGAGTTTCCTGGTGCAAGTTAGAACTGAGAACGTTAAAGGGGTGTTGGATAACATACCGTGGGAGCAGTCAATCATGATAGcctccttctgcttcttgtcctggAGGACCTTCTTGGCATTCTGGACgctgtccttgtcaaagttgGTACCCTTGGTTCCTCCACGGAGAATAACGAAGCAGTGCTCGTTACCCTTGGTTCTGGTGATAGCAGCAAGGCCCTGCTTGGTAACACCCATGAAGTGGTGCTGAGCGGCGGCGGCGCCAATAGCGTCAATGGCAACGTTAAGGCTACCGTCTGTACCGTTCTTGAAACCAACGGGGAAAGAAAGACCAGAGGCAAGCTCACGGTGAAGCTGGGACTCGGTGGTACGGGCACCAATAGCGCCAACAGAGATACAGTCAGCAAGGAACTGAGGAGAAATGGTGTCAAGCATCTCAGTGGCGATTGGCAGACCCTGGGTGGTCAGGTCGACGAACAGCTGGCGGGAAACACGGAGacccttgttgatcttgaaggaGTTGTCGATATCGGGGTCGTTGATAAGACCCTTCCAGCCAACGGTTGTTCGGGGCTTCTCGAGGTAGGCGCGCATCACGATGCAGAGATCCTTGTCGAGTCTGTCAGAGACCTCCTTGAGTCGGGCAGCGTATTCCTGGGCGGTAGCAGGGTCGTGAATGGAACAGGGGccgacaacgacgagaagTCTGTCGCTCTGGCCAAGGACAATGTCGGCAGCATCTTGACGGCCCTTGACAACGGTGTTTGTGGCCTTCTCGGGGAGAGGGATTTCGGAGGTGAGGAGAGCAGGAGGGATCAAGGGATCCTGTCCGAGGACTGGTTCATGTTAGCCAATGGACTTGCTGTGTTTTTTTGTATGTAGGAGGGATGGGTAGCTGCAGCATTGGTAACCTAGGACAACTGTTGAAGCTTCGCAGTTGTCCTCTCGATGAATGGCTAGCCCATGAGAGAGGTTGCCACGAAGCATCATGAGTCCTCTGCACAGCTCCAACACAGGCCGAAGAGCAACAAATCCAATGGCAAACACTAACCTCTGGTGTCATCGGCAGCGATGGTAGACATGTCGATAGTAGCTGAAGGCATTGTAAATATGTAAGCTGAGCTGTTCCTGTTGCAACTAGAAATTTTGATATGGAGGGGTTCCAATTACCTTTGGGCGGGATGTGGTATTTAGATAGATGCTGTGTAGCTCTACGGAGTAGGCGATGTTAGATTGGTGAGTCAAAGTAAACTTCGAGATAAACGCCACAGGGCTGAAATAAACAAGTCAGATGGATTGATGTAAGcaagaagttgttgaagtagacgcactttttttttatccttctttcttagGGTGACTCAAAAGTTCTGGATGCACTCAGGCCGGCCCAACCCAAGCAGAGCCCAGGGTAGCAGTAGCACCGCACCGGAGGCGCTTCGGAGGTGAGAACCCCACCGAGGGGTCAAACAATTTTTGCAGGGGACTTGTATGCAAAATACATTGGGTTCACTACGTCAGGGTTCTAGAATTTTACAATTATCAATGGTCTAAGCTCAATTGGCTCCGATTTTGGGTCCTCCAGACTCTCGGTtagaaggaagaagactcTTTATATCGTGTCGTCTTGACATGTGGATTAGTAGGTTCATATTTAATGATGCAGTGCCGCCTATTTCGGAGGCTGGCTGGCTGCTGGCTACGAAT includes:
- a CDS encoding aminopeptidase 2, whose protein sequence is MLRNGNDVTSASLDIRRGRQVLPKNVKPLHYDLTLEPNFETFKYEGTVVIDFDVVEDSTSIALNTVDLEIHDTLVEANGATISSSPTLDYDKDSQTTTITFDKTIPAGQKARLTQRFTGTLNDDMAGFYRSSYKDEQGNTKYIATTQFEATDARRAFPCLDEPALKATFTVTLIADKDLVCLGNMDVASEKEVDSKVTGKKSKVITYNKTPIMSTYLLAFIIGDLKHYETNNFRVPIRVWCTPDQNLDHAVFSAELGARTLEFYEEQFGSKYPLPKMDMVAVPDFAAGAMENWGLITYRVVDLLLDEKTSSAVTKKRVAEVVQHELAHQWFGNLVTMDFWDGLWLKEGFATWMSWYSSNAFYPEWRIWEGYVTEDLRSALGLDSLRSSHPIEVPVKRADEVNQIFDAISYEKGSCVLRMISKYLGEDVFLKGIRIYLDRHAYANTETTDLWAALSEASGKDVERVADIWTKKVGYPVVAITEDESKGTIHVKQNRFLRTADVKPEEDEVLYPVFLNLRTKEGIQEDLALNVREADFKVPDFDFYKVNSGHSGIYRTSYTSERLQKLGQNVKAGLLGVEDRAGMIADAGALAAAGYQKTSGLLSLLQGFDSEDEFIVWDEITLRVASLRDAWIFEEDDVNKALKAFQRDLVSKKANEIGWNISSSDDFTAQRFKALMFGKAAIVEDEAAKKAAFELFEKFINGDREAVQPNLRSSVFGVVLTYGGEAEYNAVLKEYETAKQSSERNTALRSLGFAKDPALMKRTFAYTLSDNVKTQDIYLPLAGLRAHKEGIVALWGWVKENWDVLTKRLPPGMSLLGDMVAISTSSFTHADQIDDVKSFFEQKGSKGFELELAQSLDSMKARQNWLARDKEDVKQWLIQNKYL
- a CDS encoding phospho-2-dehydro-3-deoxyheptonate aldolase, which encodes MPSATIDMSTIAADDTRVLGQDPLIPPALLTSEIPLPEKATNTVVKGRQDAADIVLGQSDRLLVVVGPCSIHDPATAQEYAARLKEVSDRLDKDLCIVMRAYLEKPRTTVGWKGLINDPDIDNSFKINKGLRVSRQLFVDLTTQGLPIATEMLDTISPQFLADCISVGAIGARTTESQLHRELASGLSFPVGFKNGTDGSLNVAIDAIGAAAAQHHFMGVTKQGLAAITRTKGNEHCFVILRGGTKGTNFDKDSVQNAKKVLQDKKQKEAIMIDCSHGNSSKDHRNQPKVAKVVGEQLREGEKAIIGVMIESNIGEGNQKVPAEGPAALKRGVSITDACIGWEDTVTVLEDLADAVRTRRKLNTA